A window from Anser cygnoides isolate HZ-2024a breed goose chromosome 1, Taihu_goose_T2T_genome, whole genome shotgun sequence encodes these proteins:
- the TMEM60 gene encoding transmembrane protein 60, with the protein MRMSLAQRVLLTWLFTLLFLIMLVLKLDEKAPWNWFLIFIPVWIFDTILLVMLIVKMAGRCKSGFDPRNGSQNIKKKAWYLIAMLLKLAFCLALCAKLQQFTTMKLAYVFIPLWALLIGGMVELGYNIFYVRRD; encoded by the coding sequence ATGAGAATGTCCCTGGCGCAAAGGGTACTACTGACATGGCTTTTTACGTTGCTCTTCCTGATCATGCTGGTGCTGAAGCTGGATGAGAAGGCTCCGTGGAACTGGTTCCTCATTTTCATTCCAGTCTGGATATTTGATACTATTCTCCTCGTTATGTTAATCGTAAAAATGGCTGGACGGTGCAAGTCTGGCTTTGACCCTCGCAACGGCTCGCAGAACATCAAGAAAAAAGCCTGGTACCTCATCGCGATGCTGCTCAAGTTAGCCTTCTGCCTTGCCCTCTGCGCTAAACTGCAGCAATTCACCACGATGAAACTAGCCTATGTATTTATCCCCTTGTGGGCCTTGCTTATTGGGGGTATGGTTGAACTTGGATATAATATCTTCTATGTACGAAGAGACTAA